Proteins co-encoded in one Quercus robur chromosome 8, dhQueRobu3.1, whole genome shotgun sequence genomic window:
- the LOC126696994 gene encoding probable pectin methyltransferase QUA3 — MGHLNLPISKRSPRQWRLLDLVSAAFFAIVFIFLLLVFTPLGDSMAASGRQALLLSTSDPGQRHRLAALVELGTQPVTIEACSADSVDHMPCEDPRRNSQLSREMNFYRERHCPLPDDTPLCLIPPPKGYEIPVPWPESLHKVWHSNMPHNKIAERKGHQGWMKLEGPYFIFPGGGTMFPEGAVPYIEKLGQYIPISGGTIRTALDMGCGVASFGGYLLAEDILTVSFAPRDSHKSQIQFALERGIPAFVAMLGTRRLPFPGFSFDLVHCSRCLVPFTAYNATYFLEVDRLLRPGGYLVISGPPVRWANQDKEWDDLQAVARSLCYEIIVVEGSTAIWKKPLGDSCLPNQNEFGLELCDESDDPSYAWYYKLKKCVSRTSTAKGELAVGTIPKWPSRLTKVPSRATQMKNGIDVYEADTRRWLRRVAYYKNSLNIKLGTPAIRNVMDMNAFFGGFAAALKSDPVWVMNVVPARKTPTLAVIYDRGLIGVYHDWCEPFSTYPRTYDLIHVAGIESLIKDQGKNRCSLVDLMVEMDRILRPQGTVVVRDSPEVIDKVGRIARAIKWTATIHEKEPESHGREKILVATKKFWKLPSASH, encoded by the exons GGTCAGCGCCACCGCCTCGCGGCGTTGGTGGAGCTGGGGACTCAGCCGGTCACCATCGAGGCTTGCTCTGCAGACTCAGTGGACCACATGCCATGTGAGGACCCAAGGAGGAACAGCCAGTTGAGCAGAGAAATGAACTTCTATAGAGAACGACATTGTCCTCTACCGGACGACACGCCGCTTTGTCTAATCCCACCTCCTAAAGGGTACGAAATTCCGGTGCCGTGGCCCGAAAGCTTGCACAAG GTATGGCATAGCAACATGCCACACAACAAAATTGCAGAAAGGAAAGGTCATCAGGGATGGATGAAACTGGAAGGTCCATACTTCATTTTCCCTGGTGGTGGCACAATGTTCCCAGAGGGTGCAGTACCTTATATTGAAAAGCTTGGACAATATATCCCTATAAGTGGTGGCACTATAAGGACTGCTCTCGATATGGGTTGCGGG GTGGCCAGTTTTGGGGGGTATCTGCTAGCTGAAGACATTTTAACCGTGTCATTCGCACCAAGAGATTCACATAAATCCCAGATACAGTTTGCACTGGAGAGAGGGATTCCAGCTTTTGTTGCTATGCTTGGAACTCGCAGACTCCCATTTCCAGGATTCTCATTTGACTTGGTGCATTGTTCTCGATGTTTAGTCCCTTTTACTGCTTATA ATGCAACATATTTCCTCGAAGTGGATCGGTTGCTTCGACCAGGAGGATATCTGGTCATCTCTGGTCCCCCTGTACGCTGGGCTAATCAAGACAAGGAATGGGATGATCTGCAGGCTGTGGCTAGATCATTGTGTTATGAAATCATTGTCGTAGAAGGAAGCACAGCCATCTGGAAAAAGCCTCTGGGAGATTCATGTCTCCCCAACCAAAATGAATTTGGTTTAGAGTTGTGTGATGAATCAGATGACCCAAGTTATGCCTG GTATTACaagttaaaaaaatgtgtaagcaGGACCTCTACTGCCAAAGGAGAACTAGCTGTTGGGACAATTCCAAAGTGGCCCAGCAGGCTGACAAAAGTTCCTTCAAGAGCCACACAGATGAAAAATGGCATTGATGTGTATGAGGCTGACACCCGGAGGTGGTTAAGACGGGTTGCTTACTACAAGAACTCATTAAATATAAAGCTTGGAACTCCAGCCATACGCAACGTCATGGACATGAATGCATTTTTTGGAGGCTTTGCAGCAGCTCTAAAATCTGACCCTGTGTGGGTAATGAATGTGGTACCTGCTCGCAAGACGCCAACTTTGGCAGTAATTTATGATAGAGGCCTTATTGGTGTCTACCATGATTG GTGTGAGCCTTTCTCAACATATCCTAGGACCTATGATCTCATTCATGTAGCTGGCATTGAATCACTCATAAAAGATCAAGGCAAGAACAG GTGTAGCCTTGTGGATTTGATGGTGGAGATGGATCGAATTTTGCGTCCACAGGGAACAGTTGTGGTTAGAGATTCCCCTGAGGTTATTGATAAAGTAGGTCGCATAGCCCGCGCTATTAAATGGACAGCTACCATACATGAGAAAGAACCTGAATCACACGGGAGAGAAAAAATACTTGTTGCaaccaaaaaattttggaaGCTGCCTTCGGCATCCCACTGA